One Streptomyces sp. RPA4-2 genomic window carries:
- a CDS encoding DUF5691 domain-containing protein, protein MNATSASAGAPVESSWEELVTVALLGTERRTPPAWAAGREVPVAVLDAAAVATLRRRAGMRPGRAAARPEPAAPDPRRPLPPAAAHRLAVLLADRPGTGAGRRGTAPDLMELLPQWLALANAHGFAAPAETLPALLDAARGRTDLRPAALAFAGPRALWLARLNPDWRFALRSLPGGGAALPGPDEPGRTEQLWQEGLFAERVALLTALRARRPATARELLATTWGTERAEDRLMFLDSLRSGLGPADEPFLERALTDRSRNVRATAAELLSALPGSALAARMAARAGSCVAVDRTRGTPSIVVEAPHECDASMERDGVVPKAPAGRGERSWWLGQLVEAAPLGTWPRRLGGRTPDEIVALPVTDDWRNELHAAWSRAAVRQRDPGWSRALLGAPSAPEAGGPGAVSLAERSKLLATLGPAERAEWVAGFIDTHGLSEAFQLLGVCAVPWAGPLGRAVVDALDIARDAGSYPWSFSGVMGLAERCLDPLEAGRLDALTAITDETENTAPGAGGYWAEAFQRLVTTLRLRAKMTAELTVPDP, encoded by the coding sequence ATGAACGCGACCTCCGCTTCGGCGGGCGCACCCGTCGAGAGCTCCTGGGAAGAGCTCGTCACCGTGGCGCTGCTCGGTACCGAGCGGCGTACACCGCCCGCCTGGGCGGCCGGGCGCGAGGTGCCGGTGGCCGTCCTGGACGCGGCCGCCGTGGCGACCCTGCGGCGGCGGGCCGGGATGCGGCCGGGCCGGGCGGCCGCCCGGCCCGAGCCCGCGGCGCCCGACCCACGACGTCCCCTCCCGCCCGCCGCGGCCCACCGGCTGGCGGTGCTGCTGGCCGACCGGCCCGGCACCGGGGCCGGCCGCCGGGGCACGGCACCCGACCTCATGGAACTGCTGCCCCAGTGGCTCGCGCTGGCCAACGCGCACGGTTTCGCGGCTCCCGCGGAAACGCTGCCCGCACTCCTCGACGCGGCCCGGGGCCGTACGGATCTGCGGCCGGCCGCGCTGGCCTTCGCCGGACCGCGCGCCCTGTGGCTGGCCCGGCTGAACCCGGACTGGCGGTTCGCGCTGCGTTCCCTGCCCGGCGGCGGCGCCGCGCTGCCCGGCCCCGACGAGCCCGGACGCACGGAACAGCTGTGGCAGGAGGGCCTGTTCGCCGAGCGGGTCGCGCTGCTCACGGCGCTGCGGGCCCGTCGTCCGGCGACCGCGCGCGAGCTGCTCGCCACCACCTGGGGGACGGAGCGGGCCGAGGACCGGCTGATGTTCCTCGACTCGCTGCGGTCAGGGCTGGGCCCGGCCGACGAGCCGTTCCTGGAGCGGGCGCTCACCGACCGGAGCCGCAATGTGCGGGCCACGGCGGCGGAGCTGCTGTCCGCACTGCCCGGTTCGGCGCTGGCCGCCCGGATGGCGGCACGGGCCGGTTCGTGCGTGGCCGTCGACCGTACCCGGGGGACGCCCTCGATCGTCGTCGAGGCGCCGCACGAGTGCGACGCGAGCATGGAGCGGGACGGTGTTGTACCGAAAGCTCCGGCGGGACGGGGGGAACGGTCGTGGTGGCTGGGCCAGTTGGTCGAAGCAGCGCCGCTCGGGACATGGCCGCGGCGGCTGGGGGGACGCACACCGGACGAGATCGTCGCGCTTCCCGTGACGGACGACTGGCGGAACGAACTGCACGCCGCGTGGTCCCGGGCGGCGGTACGGCAGCGGGACCCCGGGTGGTCCCGGGCGCTCCTCGGCGCGCCCTCCGCCCCGGAGGCCGGCGGACCGGGGGCGGTGTCGCTGGCGGAGCGCTCGAAGCTGCTCGCCACGCTGGGTCCGGCCGAACGGGCCGAGTGGGTGGCGGGGTTCATCGACACGCACGGCTTGTCCGAGGCGTTTCAGCTCCTGGGGGTCTGTGCGGTGCCGTGGGCCGGGCCCCTGGGGCGGGCGGTGGTCGATGCGCTCGACATCGCGCGCGACGCGGGGAGTTATCCATGGAGCTTCAGTGGGGTGATGGGGCTGGCCGAGCGGTGCCTCGATCCACTGGAGGCGGGTCGGCTCGACGCGCTCACGGCGATCACCGACGAGACGGAGAACACGGCGCCGGGGGCCGGCGGCTACTGGGCCGAGGCCTTCCAGCGCCTCGTCACCACCTTGCGGCTGCGCGCGAAGATGACCGCGGAACTGACGGTGCCGGACCCCTGA